One Polycladomyces subterraneus genomic region harbors:
- a CDS encoding 1,2-dihydroxy-3-keto-5-methylthiopentene dioxygenase produces the protein MASIRIRNTGERIEGEANVRAFLEDQGVLYEHWDTEKLPEKLKDKFVLTDEEKEEILRAYDEDIRSLAERNGYVKWDVVALSPETPNLGELLKKFEQVHVHTEDEVRAIAAGNGIFTIKGKEETGYFDVELSAGDVISVPVNTPHFFTLMENRRVVAIRLFIDPSGWVAHPVDDPAFQP, from the coding sequence ATGGCAAGCATCCGCATTCGAAATACGGGAGAACGGATCGAAGGAGAAGCAAACGTTCGCGCTTTTCTGGAAGACCAAGGTGTGTTGTACGAACATTGGGACACAGAAAAACTGCCGGAAAAGCTGAAGGACAAATTCGTCCTGACCGATGAGGAGAAAGAGGAGATTTTGCGGGCGTACGACGAAGATATCCGCTCATTGGCCGAGCGCAACGGCTATGTGAAATGGGATGTGGTGGCGCTGTCACCGGAAACGCCCAACTTGGGCGAGTTGCTGAAGAAGTTTGAGCAGGTTCACGTTCACACGGAAGATGAAGTAAGAGCCATCGCCGCCGGCAACGGCATTTTTACGATCAAGGGCAAAGAGGAAACAGGCTATTTCGATGTGGAACTGTCCGCTGGTGACGTCATCTCGGTTCCGGTGAACACCCCGCACTTCTTTACGCTGATGGAGAACCGGCGAGTAGTGGCAATTCGCTTGTTCATCGACCCGTCGGGGTGGGTGGCCCATCCGGTGGATGACCCGGCATTTCAACCGTAA